TCCAGAAGGCTGCGGATGGTGTGTTGGACCACTTGTATGACTGCGTAACCTCCATGCCTGTCTTTGTGAAGATTGACGACGCTGTTCCTTTGGACAGCAACCTTCTGAATAAAATTGTTAAGGCCATTCGGGAGAAGAAGCAGGTTTCCTTTCAATATGCGGCAGACAAGGGTCCCCATCCCGCCCAAATAGATCCCTATCGGGTCGTCTATTTCAGTGGTTTCTGGTATCTCATCGGCAATGAACTCGCTACTGGTATCCTCAAACGCTATGCCCTCGACCGGATCACGGATTTCCGACTATTGAAAACATGCTGCCGGGAAGTACCGGCAGACCTTGATGCCATCCTTCATAAAAGCGCCAACATCTGGTTCGCCGAGGAGCAGAATCTGGAGGTCACCGTTCTGATCGATTCCCAGGTGAGTCACTATTTCAAGCGGCGGAAGATGTTCCCCACCCAGGAGATCAAAGAAGAAAGGCCGGACTGCTGGGGAAATCTTGTATCAAGAGCCAATTGCAAAACTCCCGACTCTGTCATTCCCGCGACGCTTCTGGGCGGGAAAACGAAGTTTAATGTTCATAATCCAGTTTTTAACTATCTGAAATCATGGATGCCCGACAAAAGCATTCGGGCATGACACTGAGTTTTGCAATTGCCTCTCAAGATTATTTATCCTGGAAAAGAAAGGCTAAATCTCAAAGGCAAAGGGGCATGGAATTTCTGAAAGTGGGGAGAGAATGGGGAGAAATCCTGCAAACAAAAAACAGGGGGTTGAGCTTTCATTGCCTAACCCCCTTTTTTAATTGGTGAGCCCTGTCGGGATCGAACCGACAACCTACTGATTAAGAGTCAGTTGCTCTACCAGCTGAGCTAAGGGCCCTGATTCTATACTTTTCTGGTGCGCCCGGTAGGATTCGAACCTACGACCAACAGATTCGAAGTCTGCGACTCTATCCAGCTGAGCTACGGGCGCATAATTTTGCTGTTTCTACCTCTGCCCGGCGCCATAACTGGGGTGAGTGAAGGGATTTGAACCCTCGGCCTCCGGGGCCACAACCCGGCACTCTAACCAACTGAGCTACACCCACCATCCATATATGGTGCGCCTGGAGGGATTCGAACTCTCGACCCACGGATTAGAAGTCCGTTGCTCTATCCAGCTGAGCTACAGGCGCATTTCTTTTCCAAGCCTGCGTTCAGTATCTCTTCACAGAACATGGGCTTCTAAACTCTTTAACTTTTTTTGTCAAGCTCAAAATAAAAATTTGTGGAATAAAAATATTGACGGACGTTGAGATAAACGGCTATTATGCCGTCAAAACGGAAGTAAATTTCTATCGCTCCCGATGAATTGGAAAACATTGATTAATTAAATTAAATGAAAAGGGGAGGGAAACTTGACGCGCACGGTAATCGCAGGGAACTGGAAGATGAACAAAACCATTGGCGAAGCGGTCGCCTTTGCCGCTGATTTACTTAAAACGCTCGCAGATAAACCTGATTTGCCCGAAATAATCATCGCCCCGCCCTTCACCGCCCTTCAAGCCGTTTCCGCCGTAATCAGCGGATCAGCGATATCGCTGGCCGCGCAGAATATCCACGAGGCGGATAAAGGCGCGTTCACCGGCGAGATATCCGGCGGGATGCTTCGGGAAGCCGGCTGCAGCTTCGTAATCATCGGCCACTCGGAAAGGCGAACCCTCTTCGGCGAGAAAAATGAACGCCTTAACAAAAAACTCTCTGCCGCCCTTGGGGCCGGGCTTAATCCCATATTATGCATAGGAGAAACCCTGCGGGAACGAGAACAAAACAGGATGGAAGAGGTTATTGGAGAGCAACTGAAAGAAGGGTTGAATAATCTTGGCGACGATGATATAAGGCGCATTCTTATCGCCTATGAACCGGTCTGGGCGATCGGGACGGGGGAAACGGCTGCGCCTTCGCAGGCCCAGGAAATACACCGGTTTATCAGGAATTGGATAGCCGGAAGGCACTCAAAAGAACTTTCGGAAGAGACCGTCATCCTGTACGGAGGCAGCGTTACACCCCAGAACGTCGCCCTGCTCATGTCCCAGCCGGACATTGACGGGGCGCTTGTCGGCGGGGCGAGTCTGGATGTGGAATCTTTTGTACGGATTGTAGAATATAAATCAAATCAAGGGGTATAAAAAAGTGCATACACTGATCACCATTTTACACGTCATCATTTGCCTGATTCTGATTCTTGTCGTTCTTCTGCAGGCAGGAAAAGGCGCCAGCATGGGCGCTGTTTTCGGAGGTTCAAGCCAGACAGTCTTCGGCAGCAGCGGACCGGGGGGGTTCCTCAGCCGGATGACGACAGTCGTCGCGGTTGTCTTTATGCTGACCTCTTTTGGCCTCTCCTACATGGCCTCGCACAAGGGCTCGTCGCTGATGGAAGGCGCGGTAAAGCCGGCCACCCAGCAAGCCGCGCCGGCCCCCAAAACGGCGGCTCAGTTTCCAACAGCCGCACCGACTGCGCCGGGGCAACCAGCCGCTCCGCTGAGCTCCAAATAGCGAAAACGCGGCGGGCCATCTTCTGATCATCAGGATATGGAACAGCGACAATGGTCAGGAAAAGCCTCCCCGGACGGCTCTTTTTATATTGACAAAGTTTTTTTAAACAGGTAATGACACGCTCCGCCGCGATGCGTTGGTAACAGCCCTTGCATGGCGCTTCACGGTTCGCTGCCGAAGTGGTGGAATCTGGTAGACACGCTATCTTGAGGGGGTAGTGGACACAATCCGTCCGGGTTCAAGTCCCGGCTTCGGCACCATAAAAAGAAAACAGCGACAAAGTGTGGTCAGGGATGCGATCTGACCACCCTTTGTCTATTGGGGTAGTTTTGAATTGCCTTTCGGCAAAACTCCCGCTCCGGTATGTCAGGGATGATTTATTCGGTACTGCTGCAAAATAATTAATGTAATAAATGTGAAATCAATCACACCCTGCTGTTTTTTTCACTTGACAGAAATTCCCGGTACGCCAATAGTAACCATCAAAGTTTCACGAGAGGCGAGTGTTGCTTATTTTGTCTTCAGCACACAGGTGAGAAGAAGATAAAGCAAGGAGGTGCTTATGAAATGGAATAAAATGGCCGCGCTGATTTTGGGCATGCTGTTTACAGCAACGACTACGGCAGTCGCCGGAGATTTTGACTGGTTCAGGGATCTTAATATTCAGGCGCAGGCTGATTCATCAGGGTTCAGGGCAAGGCTTGCCACCCGCTTCCAGATCGGCGATGCCCAAATCAGCGCAGTGCTGGGGAATATCGCTGATCCGGCAGACGCATACATGGTGTTCAGGCTGGGAGAGTTGTCCCATAATCCGCCGGAAAGAGTGGTCGATGTGTACAAGGTCAACAAGGAAAAAGGTTGGGGCGTCATCGCCAGGCAGTTGGGGATCAAGCCTGGCTCCGCTGAATTTCACGCCCTGAAGCAGGGTCATGATCTCGACCGTGGCTCAGAC
The DNA window shown above is from Syntrophobacterales bacterium and carries:
- a CDS encoding WYL domain-containing protein, giving the protein MAREQNVQTKLIRLGQILRIFMEKEKVSSSWLSKQFQTTPRTIQRDLLLLKESGFPLHELQKGVHQMSKDLVKNLEVFDDTELALVVALKNIVGQLGQPFQKAADGVLDHLYDCVTSMPVFVKIDDAVPLDSNLLNKIVKAIREKKQVSFQYAADKGPHPAQIDPYRVVYFSGFWYLIGNELATGILKRYALDRITDFRLLKTCCREVPADLDAILHKSANIWFAEEQNLEVTVLIDSQVSHYFKRRKMFPTQEIKEERPDCWGNLVSRANCKTPDSVIPATLLGGKTKFNVHNPVFNYLKSWMPDKSIRA
- the tpiA gene encoding triose-phosphate isomerase, yielding MNKTIGEAVAFAADLLKTLADKPDLPEIIIAPPFTALQAVSAVISGSAISLAAQNIHEADKGAFTGEISGGMLREAGCSFVIIGHSERRTLFGEKNERLNKKLSAALGAGLNPILCIGETLREREQNRMEEVIGEQLKEGLNNLGDDDIRRILIAYEPVWAIGTGETAAPSQAQEIHRFIRNWIAGRHSKELSEETVILYGGSVTPQNVALLMSQPDIDGALVGGASLDVESFVRIVEYKSNQGV
- the secG gene encoding preprotein translocase subunit SecG: MHTLITILHVIICLILILVVLLQAGKGASMGAVFGGSSQTVFGSSGPGGFLSRMTTVVAVVFMLTSFGLSYMASHKGSSLMEGAVKPATQQAAPAPKTAAQFPTAAPTAPGQPAAPLSSK